CACATTGTGCAAACAGGCAAATTTGAAACCGAACTAGAACATTGACTAGTTTCATTGATACATAAACATGTTCTATGCTTTTCCTGAGATGACCAGGTGAAGGGAGCTATATAGCAGAGGAACATCACTCACTCCCCtctaattaattttattaagagAAACAACTAATTAGCTGATTCCACTCCACTTCACAGATACATACACAATTGTGTTGGTGTCCTCTTCCACAGAACATAGAAGTGCTGTTTTCTTTACACTAGCACCTAGTCTTCCAGCAGAGATAATATCAAAAGGTCTGATCTTCCTTCCCCAGggaataatgataacaatgtaAAATGAATGATACTTCATTGGGTCACCAGGATAGGCAAGAAAGTCTCCTCCAAAATTGACTGCTGAAGTTAAGTAGTATCCTTTCTCCCACAAATCTAAAAACACCCTGTAGTGTAGCTTTTCAGTGTCCGTTTGAGGATATATCCATTCTGCTTGTTTCACAGGCATTAGTCTTTGTGGTAGGACTGTTGGAATATGGATCAAGGTCCCCTGATCTGAAAGACATGTCGTGTCTTCATTAGTTATTTCAGAACTTGCCGACAAACCATCTACACCAGCTTCTGTCATATTACTGTCCTCACATACTGTCACTGCTGTTGGCGTTGAATTGTCACTGTCAGCTCCAAGAAAAGTTTCTGTGGTAACCTCACTCACTTCACCATCAGTGCTTTTGTGATAATCCACATCTACATTATTGTTGTCTTTCAAAGTGCTAGTTGCGTTGCCTTCATTATGAGAATCTTGATCGAAAACCTCATTATGcatttctccacttttcatcTTCTTAGACAGCACCTCCTCTTCCTTCCCATCACCAGCCACGATTTCAAATTCGTattttcgtttcattttgttctttttggcCTTTCTCCCTTTACCTTTATTTCGCTCTTTGTCATCGTCACTTCCGTTATTCAATTTCTCCATACTCTCCCTCAATTCCAAAGCAGCTTGTTCGCGTTTCAATCGTCGTCCTTCCTCAATAACATCGGCTAGTTCTATCTTTTTCTCTTCCAgcatcacttcaaaacattcaatttgttttaaCATGCTATGCTGCCGTAGCTCCTTAAATCTTTCAACTTCCTCACTGCACGGTAACGGGATAGTCTTCGGCATTTCGTAGATTTGCGCAAATCCCTTCTCAAGCAACAGCGTGGCCTCTTCTCGTGACAACAGAAGTGGCAGTgaaaaaacattattttgtcTCGGTTTGCGAGGCAAAGACCCGATTAGAGAACCAACTATACGATGCCTTGAGCGTATTATGAAGATTTCGTCTGCATTCCAAACATAAACTTTACCGTAGCAGAAAAATAGGCTTGCCGGCTTGATATTATTTTCCGAAGTCTCCGCGTCCTCCATGTTGGATAATACTCATAAAAGACCGCTGTATGACAAATTTGCGGGCTAAGATACCATAGAAACTGTTAGTCTTTCCCAATCCCTACCTGCATGTAGTACCTTCGtatttttttgtaatattttttgtggccttattgtttacttttgtttAAGTGCCTAAAGCATGAAGCATGATGCAGTTGCCCTTTCCCTTTCACCTCATATTATTGCGCCATCTTCAAATAATCATTGGAAAGCAGCTTGCGAGAAGGCTCTCCGGGGGAGATTTGGTAAACAGGAACCGTAAATactctccttcgcagccgtctttcgggatgtcatgcaacgctcccccgaaagacGGCTGGAAAGGAGACTAGAACCGAAACAACGTGGagttattttgaatttgataactatatttcggctggcttCAAACCAGCCTTCGGCAAGATTTCCttacaggtccctacttcattatgcatacacCTTTCGTTCTGAAAGAAGAATGGAATTAACAACGGATGGGTGTTGGTGCAATACCGGTAAACGGTTTAAAATATAATTACGTCAAGATAAGAATAGGGTTGAGATAACAATAGATTGAAATTGAAAACTGTTTATTGAAGCTATTGttttgttataaaaacaagcgataagAAATACGAACGACGTTTTGAATGCtccacggtcattttcaagttcaagttcatggaAAAAATATTTCGCATGTATGCAATTTCTGAAACGATGGAGTAAAAAGTAAAAAGGCAAGTATTTACATacgaacaataaaaataacgaATACGAAAATGACGTGTgagaaaaagtaaaagaataaaaaaataatagaagTGTTAAGGAAACAACTTTGTGCAGATGGAATCACtctgtttgtttagttttggcttAAGGTcccaaatgaaaaacatttcaaaaatcaaacaatcaaaCTTGTTCGAGCTCTTCCTCAGGACCCTAAAGTTCTTTGCGATTTCACATGGTTCGTTTCCATGTTGTTCTCTTACATAGTTGCCGATAACCGATCGTTTATTTTCCTCCATACGTTGAATTAGGTGTCGGCCTGTAAAGAACTGAAAGATACAAAAACTCGTTTATGAACAgatgtctttttaaatttgtgtagttaaattttatcatttttgattGTCCCTCTTTTTATCTTATCGTATCTTATCgtagtttaaatttatttatttatttctcataaTTTGCTTTGTCAagatatctttttgtaaatattaaattttatctatAATTCATAATTCCGATTGTAAAGACTCACCTCTGTTGAGTCTGATTGCttccaataataaagatttcaCACAAAGCCGACGTAATCTACATTACACAATCACACTTAAAGAAGTATACAACGTTTTGCTGCTTGACAATTGGAGGTCTAGGTTCCTAAGCTTTACGCTCATCTTTGATCTTTTGGCTTGTAAAGACGGGATGTACTCCGGTATTCATCTTTCGACCAAAATCACCAAGTTGCTCGCGAAGTTTGTTTGCTGATCTCTGATCTTTAAAGGGCAGGTGTATTCTGACGGGAATTTCACCTGCTCGCTGCCGAGAGCGTTTGCTCCCCGTCACTTGGGTCGACCGAGTCCCTAGAAGAGCCTTCCCGCAGGCAATCTTGCTCACGAATCATTTTACACGCATTCATACAATCATTCTACTTCCTTCGCCAGGTCTGATGGGATATTGCAATTATTTTGGTTCTAATTTTTCGAAGCTTTGAGCCAATCGATCGAACAGCGCAACATCGTTCATAATGAGATAATTCCGTCGCTGAAGAGCTTCTGAAGTTCAGTTTCTCTCCAAACTCGTATGTGAACGTTATTTTCCCAGGGTTAGCACCGATGATATGTTCACCCTTCGTattattctgattggtttactcAAGGAGATTCtcttgttttgattggttccagATCTTAATACATGAAAATGGctttaagaaacaaaaataaggccactccatttttagtttttctaTTAAGAAAGATTCTGTGAAAATGCTTTGCCCCTCAAAAATACACATCCTTTtattaaagctttttacaataaaaatttccttttgttaaatatgcaaagcaACACCTTTGCATAAATAAGTTTTAACGCTAGTAGTTCAGCTAAGCTTGCATTTTCGCACAGGCGGGCGAGGACAACGAGCTCCCTGGAACAGAACGTTTCATCTCTGCCTACaatattaaataaaaacaaacttttaaaaCTAATGTCGGGGCGAGTTGTGACTTGTTTCACTACCAGAAGTATCCTTAATCCAGACTTTAACTAAAAATTTCGATTGCACAGTTTATTTTGGCCTTAggctaaagaaagaaaaatgccagccatttcaaagtttccGAAAGGATTAGGTTCATCTCAGTTCACACAGATTTGATATACTCATTCTTTTTTCTCTGTGATTGGTTACTCAAACTTGACGATACCGACGTCATCTTGCTACTGCGCATGCAACCTAGGCATTTGTTTTCTAGGTCCCAGAAGCACGTTCGGCAGTAGATGACGTCACAGTCTTCAGTGTCACAGAGTAGATAGTTCCTGCTGAGGCCAGTGCCACAGACAGCGCATCTGCGAATGCAGACGCCTACAAACTCCAAGACTTTCTTAATCCAGCTGAAATGATTGCAAAGAACCAAAACAGCGTCCAGTCTGTTCAATATTTCCGTCTCTTCCGCGAAGTTGTTCATTTTCTCGATCACAGATTTGTAAAAGGTCTTGCGCTCTTCAAGTAGCTTGTAGTAGAGGTAAGCTATGCGTTTCCTTTCACGCCTCGGGTAAAAACGGGACGAGATCAGACGGCGCAAACGAAGCAGAAATGGTTGCAGCAGAATAATCAACAATAGCACGCCGAGCAGAGCCGATAGGATGATAGTGTGCTGTTCCCGAGGGCTCTGAAGAGCTCCTTGACATCTATTGGAAATATTGGACTGCGGTTCTTCATTGGTGACAACAATATGGAAAAAATAATCCAGAAGAACAATACTCAGAGCAAACAGCGTGTAAATTATATATGCTAGTAAGCATTTGAGCAAGCTCGTCTTCTCTGGCTTCGCAAGATGACAAGCGGTTGGTTGAACAAACTGTTGGAGCTCGCCTTTCTTCAGCGGCACTAACAAGTCAGCGACACCACTCGATTTGCGCATGTCTTCTATGGCTTTGAACCTGACAGTGAGGTAATGGTTATCAAATTCATTGCAAGACAGATAGCGTTTGTGATAGTTGTAAGCTTCATACAACACCAGCAGCGCCAGCAAGGGCAAAAGCATTACAATAATCGCTGTAAATTCGCAGAGCTCACCCGGTGCGATGCGGGCTGTTTCGCCCTCGCGCTGAATTTCATTCATTTGTAGCGGCTGAGGGCTCTTGTCAATTATCTCTTTTATTTGCAACAACATGTTGACTTTCTCTTCGGCGATGCTTCGGCACGCGTTCGTGATGTGATACTCTGAAATTGGCAAACATATATTTTTCGCCGAATTGACCTCGCAATTCCCCGGTATTTTATCCGAAGTTTGAGCACATTTTGTGTACATTTTCTCCACCTCTGCCGAACAGATGTTATAAGCGCTGTCCAGATGTCTCATGCAAATCACCTCAGATGTAGTGCTTGTGACCCCACTTGTCAAATTACCATTCCTGTTGAATGATGTTAGCCGAAGGGAGTTATTTATGTACGTCTGTAGTGCGTGAGATATATTCTCGAACTTTTGCACTCGTTGTAAAATGGCGCGATTGTCCTCGTTCGCCGTAAATACCGCCGGATTAACACTGGAATTTTCTGCTGAGCTGTCCGCGGCCATCAAACAGCTGCGACTCAGAGCCACAACGCGGACATTTCCGATAAAGTTACACAATGGCCCGGATACAAGGAAAAATGTAATAAGAAGCCAAAGGCATATTTTCCCGCCTAAAGCGAATAAACTCGGGAAAATAAGAAGAACGATGCATTGTAATCGCGTCTTGTCGAGAAACCCGAAGATTGTACCCACAACCAAAGCGATCAAGAAAGCAGACACGGTGCATGTTATGACGTGTTGTCCTGTGAGCAAAAACAGTGTCAGAAATATGAAAACACCCAGCAATAAACCTGATAACGTGCCGAGGAAAATACGCAGTTTTGGTCGCCTGTTTGGCGTCAGTAATCTCGCTTTCGTTTGCTTCGCGACAAGATCAGCATCCTTAAAATCACCTTCGTCTGACCGCCTCCCTTCCATTTCGATGTCCTCGTACGAAGCCATTCGATGCTTCATCTGCTCCTTCGTCTTCCTTATCACCGATGAAGTTGGTTTCAGGCTGGTCGAACCACCTTTCCTTTTCGCGTCTTTCGGTTTCTCGGCTGTCATCGTGTCGCTGTCTTCTTTTTCGGCTGATGGAGTTCCAGTCGGTGTCTTGAAATGCATCGGGGTGTCGTAAACGTGTGTTTCGTTGCACTCCGTGCAGCCTACACTGAAATTTCGAGCAGGTTTTGGCGGCCCCAATGAACCGGGAACTTGATAAATGCTGGTCTCTTTAGCTGTCAGTGGATTATCTTGAATATTAACTCCAACACCCCCAGCAGCGTTGCTATCTCTGGTCACGTCTGACTGAGTCCTCCCCTCTTTAGCTACCTTTGATTCTGTTATCGAGTTAATTGTAGCCGCTTTCGTATCACTTATTTTCGGTTCCTCTTTTGTCATAGCGGATTTCGGTTTAGCTTTCGCCATCAGTGGTCCTTTGTCGACGTTTTTCTTCTCAACAGGCTCGTACTTATCATCCAGATCTTCCTCCGACGCTTTTTTTGATACCGGAGTTGATCGCTGGAAAGTTCTCGCTAGCTTCGGAGCCGCTCTTGACTCTGTGAAAACTACACCGCTCTTCTTCTGTTTTTCAGGTTCTTTCTCTGGGTTAACGGACCTCTCTGGAATTTGTTTGTCATATGTCTGTCGACTTGACGCCAGTGATCTCGGAACAACTTTCACCTCTTTTTGTTTATCATTCTTGACCGTATTTCCGGTTTTCGAAGCGTTGCGATTCACTGGTTTTGGCTCGTCATCAGCGTTGCAATAACCATCTAAATTCGAGTCCTCTACCACTCCAGAATCCCCTGAAGTTTCTTTCCTTCCTTCAGTTATTTCGGGCGTTTCCATATTATTTCCGGCGTAAGGTTTTGGATAATTCGGTGTTTTTCTCGTTGAAGGCGCGCTAGAAATTGTTCGGTTCTGAAGCCACGAGGGCTTGCTCGCTTCGTTCTTCACAGTGGGTTTACCATCCTTGTTGTCAGTAACGGGGTTGCTAGAGCTGCTGGTTTTTTTATTTGACGACAATTTCGCCGCGCAACTCTCGGGAAATCTCCCCGTTTTCCCACTGTTTAAATTCTTGCCGTACATCCAGCCATCACCGCGTTTGCGAACATCAAATATAATGTCACCCTTTTCGACGGCCATCGGTGCGTCTTTGCCTCCGAATCTCGCTTCTTTGGCGTCTGGTGTAAagtcttcagttattttaagatacAAGCCATCCATGACGGTAAGAATTACCAACGCCCAAGCTTTTTTTTGACAGACAGCGATTTTTTCCACGGTCTATGTCACCGGAGATTCATTTTGTCTTGTCGTTATAATACGAATCTCTGACACACAATAGCGCTTGGAAGATTGTTTCCTGATCGAATCACGTGACCCTTAATTCAGCTGTCTTCTTTCAACGCCAATTGCTTATTGGTCCCTGttttcaaactcaccgtcgATGATTGACGTGCCTgaagaaaaatcaataaaactGACGGTTATCTTTATAAATGCCCTTGGGTAATCAAATGATATCATCCACTAAAAGCATATTCGTACTTCTTGTGTCATGTTTCAAAACGCCCATTTAATGAAAATTTTTGAGCGGCGCTGTTTTGCCAAACAAACCCACGTGGCGTTCTAGATTTGATGAATTATAAATATTTGCTTCCACTGGAATGCAAATTCGTCATTGTTTTACAGATAAGTTGACTTCCTTCAGTTCGCTTTGAAGTTACGCATAACataaatgacatttttgattcaacgaccggtcgtttcgccaacatAAAGTTCCGTCATAAGTCATTTCGCCTCTTAATAATCTTCGTGTCTACTTGCGGCGAATTTTCTTTGTGGCGagaagataaaaaacaaaacacgacGAGATATACTTGAGAAACGTTACGACTGAAAATATAAAATGTTTACAACATTTCCATCAACAATACTGTTCAACAAAGTTTTAGCAAATTATAATTAATCGTGAGTTATATGTCCAAAGCCTTATCAGTTATTTCCTGAAATAGCAACatataataaaattaacaacagCTGAGCATTTCGAGAAACGTTTCTGCAAAAAGTGCCTCATTTCGTGAAAATCTATTGCCTCATGTTTTCCCAGTTTTAACGAAACAAACTTCATAACCTACTCGGccttataaaagaaataaatttctcGTTCAAAAGAGAAGTGAATTCCAAAGAAATAGGTTTCCTTATTGAAGATCAGCGATAAAATCCTGCTTTTTATGCAGCTGTAATTTTCCGAAGGATGCAGTATTAATAGCACGAGTTTGTTCTTGAAGAATAGTCAATAAAGACTCTAAAATTTTTATCTTAACTACCGTGTAAATAGTAAGCTTTGCCGTTTTTTCTGAGTGTTCTTTCTAGGGAAGGTAAATATAAAACGTATTTAAGATTTACTCTCCGACACAATAAGCATCGAATGATACTCATTTGCTGTCACCAGTGATGGAAGAAAATACAGAAGTGCCAACGAAATGCAAATTTGATAGCGTTTTTGCCCTTCTTGAGTCTAATGGAGCAAAAGACCCTGCATTTGTGCTTTTCAAACTTGCTTGCCTATATTTCTTGCCTGTTTTGACCGGTCGGTTCTGATAAATAGGAAACACTGTTGGTGTGCAATAGCCTGGAGACTTGCTTCTACCACAGATGTATtttgggatgtcacgcaaccATTGGCATCCCACGTGATCCCAAGCaattcctttaaaaaaaaaaaggctggtgcagttgaaaacaataaacacgaaaaaaacgaaaaatttaatgttcaaAAGTGAGATAGTGCCaatcaaaaataaaactaataaaaatgccaaattataataatttaacaCTGATAAATCAAAACATGCAATCCACTGGGAAATGAACAATAttagtttttgtaattttatccaGTGGAAAGTGCTATCTTCTCTTTGGACAACTGAGGCAAGGATTAACAATGTTGATAAGGTTGATATTTTAAAGTCCAACATATCACAGATTTTTCATAGGACTTAAATACACTTGACAGATCATTTCACAAGAGAGCTTATAGTAATCAAAAAATGACCAGAGCTCAAATTCCAAAGTCAATTTTTCAGTTCCAAAATCTATGGAGTTATCATTAAACCTtacaaaatgcttttttttttccagtttttctttgtcattgttgttgctttttttcttcagcTAAGCTCAATATTGTTTTCAAAGTGAACAACCTGAAATTGCATTATATTATCTCATAATCTCTAGACATAGCAACACTCTGTCAGCATTGTAAAATAAATTGTGCAAGCATAATAACTAAGGTTTCATTAAAGTCGCAATTTTGGTAAGAgatgaaggagaagaaaaaagcaCAAGACTCGTGTGAGTCTCGGAGAACATGTGACACAAAGCAAGTGTCTAAAAGCAGAATTCAGCAGACATAAACACTAGAATCACAGAAAGTTGTTTTGATACTttcaattcaaaacaaaattttattttcatttcaaaaacagaaaatggTATATAATTTTACTGATCAATGTGAAGTGCTGCCTATAAAATGCTAGATTATGTAGTTTACCATCTTTTGTcacatgaagaaaaaaataataaaatgtcaCAAAAAACTCCACAAAGGCTGATATTTTCCTAACCCAATCCAAAGTACAAAATTTCACAAGATGGATGTGTTGGGGTGTCTAGTGAAATGCCACACCCATCTTGAAACAGTTTTTTCGTTAGTTAGTATTGGGATAGTTAATTCTTTTAGCCAAGAAGTTTAGGATCGATTTGAGTCCTTATTTCAATTTAGAGTTAagataatttattcatttttcaaatttcgTTTTCATCAGTAAGTAAAATTATCAGCCGGTTCAGTTTACTGGATTGAAATAATTACTATACACTGGACAAAGAAACTTATTTTTGCCGCAGAATATCGAATGTTTGGGGAAATACTACAGCTCTTAGTCCCCCACATCAAAATCTCGCAACAGCACGAGAACTGACATGCGAAACGGGAAAAGGTGCATCTTTGTATGAGGACAACTCTTACAATCTGGCTTTGAATAGGAACACAGACTACGtccaaattttggcaaaaaaattcaagaattaTGGCAGGAAAGTTTAGAAGCACCCtgcaagcatgaaaattaaCAAAACTGACTCACAGGTCTCTGAAAAGCGGATTTCTAATGTTGACACCTTTAGCATGAAAGCACAAACATAGAATCAAATATCAACACCTTTGAATAATAAAGCGATTTCCAATGTTATAGAGTATTATGATAACAGGCTCATTAAACACCATTTCTTTCAAGCATTGAATAAATGCTTACCTATATACAACTGGCTAGGCTACAACAAGTTGAAAAGCCTTctatagcaaaaaaaaaaaaaacacacctgTCCTCAAACTATGTTGATTGTCGCGTTGCAGAATTAACACTGCGATGTCACTGGGAACTAGCATGTTGTACTCATGCGTGATACTCATTGCcttgttttcaaaatggcggctagaCTGGCTGTCGATATCGCTATTGAGAGTCTTCTAGAACAAGAAGTGGAAGAGATTTCCCGAGATGGACAAGAGAAATATGTACCGTGAGTAGAATTAGTTCTGAGCTAACCTTTGAATCAAACCATTCTCGTACAGGATGAGAGTTATAACGTGGTATAACTTCAAAATACCTTATAGACCTCCTTATTTCGTCTTCTACAGGCAGTTGTCCATGTCAGAGATGCTGGCTAAGTTGGCCAACAAGATTGACTTTTTGTCAGACGTGAAAGGGCATGAAGGAGACAGAgagaaagaagaggaagagaagGCTCTTGTCACTTTCCAGCCATCACTCTGGCCTTGGGACTCTGTTAGAGAAAATCTGAGGTAATATCTGCTGTGGCTATCCGTACGGGACTACGGGGCTACGGTAATAATAAATCAGCTGTGGTTATCCGTAGGGGAATGAGCTGTCTGGGTGAAAGCATGGGTCTGGACTGGGGTGCTCATTCACACGCTGGCTTGCAATTGATTATGAAAGCaatgaataataattcattGCTTTCATAATGAATTGCAAGTAGTGGGTGAGACCACTCTCCTTCCACCAATATTGCCTGGATTCCAGGACTCAGGaacatggggggggggggggttgagtttgttgtttctcTTCTGTAGTCCGagatatttttttctgagtacTCCAACTTTCCTCTCTCACCAAAATGACTTtcactttattatttttttctttaattggtTAAATGTGAATTGCAGTCACTGCAATTAGTAGAGCACTTGTGCTTTGTTATATAAGCTTGAATTTAGCTGTTGATACTATTATTAGTGACATTAGTATAGAACAACATTTCACCAGCTCCATGCTAGTATTATAAAGTTTGAAGTACACATTTGACGGAATTGATTATATATTCATAAAtaactaaaacagttattcttggaggacgcaccggatatgagctgatatatataaccaacgaggccataggccgagttggttattatcagctcatatccggcaagtccgagaagaataactgttttagtaaattttcaagcaattctcttgattttttcgggtggaaCCTCCtgaaatcgtgacattttctttaccgaagacgccgcgaaaattttttttccgacctccaaaatttcagcacaacaaattcgccatcagtttttccttatttggtcaaacttaacgataatggctcatatcatgggcctagggaaccaatcagaaagctggaaaatcattatcctgagctaaaaatttactgaatataaatatattatatacAATTTACACAAAAGCAATAAAAACTTTAATcagattatatatatataatcttGTGAAAATATTTAAGGATGGTGAAGTATTCAAAGTATTTCACTCTATTTTTACTACAATTTTATAACATTATataatgttgtggtttaaatttagttttgatgcaaaattttaataactggttcaattattattttctttgtcatgtattgattaccataatctggaacaatggcaaataaaattgaaaccagttcaaaaaacattaaaccaagaataaatttaaaccacaacatatacaagGTAACTATTCAATGGTATAGACTATTCTCAACACAACTCTTTGGGGCTTTTTTTCCTTGACCTTCTTGTATGAACTGTGTAAAGAAAATTGCACTGAGTTGGAGGATATGTAGTTATGTTTCCTTTGGAACAACTAACATAGAACATTGAAGAGAATGTTAATGCCATGCATGTAATATCTgaactaataatatacatgaaaaaatttctccatgctgattggctgagagcatgtcaattaatcccaaacagtgcaaaaacttgaaatttttgagtacagaaagacgaaattagtgcagaaagttgaaattgagtgcaaaaacttgaaattaaattgattgacaggaaagtcgtgaaagagaaactcacagatggcaaatcaaatcttttgttttcaaatcaagcacacgccctggatggcgcaattcatggcgcaatttttccctgattgcgtgatacacgtgcgttccttctgctctaccatctcgaaatttttccATCAATCAgtatggagaaattttttcatgtatattattaacaggtaatcaaatgatttttctcgtgcaatttggaataaattagcctcctacgcaaacgttcttacgggttcgtcacaCAATCATTCCTCACCCACGAACGTCTGCTTCAACCAGTAGCCACTTCCGTTCGCCTTTGTTTCGAGACAACCAAGCAGCCTTCACCTATTGTCTCACCACTAGCCAATAGTAACTTCTGtaagaaaataagttgtcacCCGCAGGGTAATTTCCGCGAAACCATTTCAGTACataaattattcagtttcaatTCATGCGTCTCTTAACATTCATGATATTCCATGTTCCCATTGTATGGCATGTGTGGATGAAACCCCCAAAAAGATCGttgaaagcaaattattttgtttcctttgtggaTGCACACTGAATAAAGAAAGAGTCCGTATTTTTGGCAAAAGTTCTGTGGACATTCAAGGCCTAATCAAAGGCTCGATCGATGTGGACGTGACTGTTTTTTCGTCGAGTGAAATATTCATTTGCACAGCAAACTGTTACAGACAAATTTCTAATAACCTCTgtaccttaaaaaaagaaatcaagaaagacTACGATAACGGGGGATCGGGAGTAAGAACTAAACGGTTACGAAAGGAAACGACATGCCTCGAAGCTCAAATGGACCCGCGCACATCTGTTATCTCGCTTCCAGAATTAGCTCCAAGCGTTAGAACCAGTGCTGCGAAGTCGTTAAAGTTCCCAGGTCCTACCACTTGTACTTCAGAATTAGCTCCAAGCGTTGGAAACAGTGCTCTGAAGTCGCTAAAGTTCCCAGGTCCTACCACTTACTACGAAATGAATTTGCGGTCAAAGTCTCGTTTTACAAAAATTGGCAAACGGCCAGTGATTGGCCAGTTCGCCCGAACGGAAGTGGCTACTGGTTGAAGCAGacgttcgtgggggaggaatgattgcgtgacgaacgcGTAAGAAtgtttgcgtaggaggctaggaataaataagcactcttaaattttttcaaa
This genomic window from Acropora muricata isolate sample 2 chromosome 2, ASM3666990v1, whole genome shotgun sequence contains:
- the LOC136905318 gene encoding tRNA-splicing endonuclease subunit Sen34-like, giving the protein MEDAETSENNIKPASLFFCYGKVYVWNADEIFIIRSRHRIVGSLIGSLPRKPRQNNVFSLPLLLSREEATLLLEKGFAQIYEMPKTIPLPCSEEVERFKELRQHSMLKQIECFEVMLEEKKIELADVIEEGRRLKREQAALELRESMEKLNNGSDDDKERNKGKGRKAKKNKMKRKYEFEIVAGDGKEEEVLSKKMKSGEMHNEVFDQDSHNEGNATSTLKDNNNVDVDYHKSTDGEVSEVTTETFLGADSDNSTPTAVTVCEDSNMTEAGVDGLSASSEITNEDTTCLSDQGTLIHIPTVLPQRLMPVKQAEWIYPQTDTEKLHYRVFLDLWEKGYYLTSAVNFGGDFLAYPGDPMKYHSFYIVIIIPWGRKIRPFDIISAGRLGASVKKTALLCSVEEDTNTIVYVSVKWSGIS
- the LOC136905254 gene encoding DC-STAMP domain-containing protein 2-like gives rise to the protein MDGLYLKITEDFTPDAKEARFGGKDAPMAVEKGDIIFDVRKRGDGWMYGKNLNSGKTGRFPESCAAKLSSNKKTSSSSNPVTDNKDGKPTVKNEASKPSWLQNRTISSAPSTRKTPNYPKPYAGNNMETPEITEGRKETSGDSGVVEDSNLDGYCNADDEPKPVNRNASKTGNTVKNDKQKEVKVVPRSLASSRQTYDKQIPERSVNPEKEPEKQKKSGVVFTESRAAPKLARTFQRSTPVSKKASEEDLDDKYEPVEKKNVDKGPLMAKAKPKSAMTKEEPKISDTKAATINSITESKVAKEGRTQSDVTRDSNAAGGVGVNIQDNPLTAKETSIYQVPGSLGPPKPARNFSVGCTECNETHVYDTPMHFKTPTGTPSAEKEDSDTMTAEKPKDAKRKGGSTSLKPTSSVIRKTKEQMKHRMASYEDIEMEGRRSDEGDFKDADLVAKQTKARLLTPNRRPKLRIFLGTLSGLLLGVFIFLTLFLLTGQHVITCTVSAFLIALVVGTIFGFLDKTRLQCIVLLIFPSLFALGGKICLWLLITFFLVSGPLCNFIGNVRVVALSRSCLMAADSSAENSSVNPAVFTANEDNRAILQRVQKFENISHALQTYINNSLRLTSFNRNGNLTSGVTSTTSEVICMRHLDSAYNICSAEVEKMYTKCAQTSDKIPGNCEVNSAKNICLPISEYHITNACRSIAEEKVNMLLQIKEIIDKSPQPLQMNEIQREGETARIAPGELCEFTAIIVMLLPLLALLVLYEAYNYHKRYLSCNEFDNHYLTVRFKAIEDMRKSSGVADLLVPLKKGELQQFVQPTACHLAKPEKTSLLKCLLAYIIYTLFALSIVLLDYFFHIVVTNEEPQSNISNRCQGALQSPREQHTIILSALLGVLLLIILLQPFLLRLRRLISSRFYPRRERKRIAYLYYKLLEERKTFYKSVIEKMNNFAEETEILNRLDAVLVLCNHFSWIKKVLEFVGVCIRRCAVCGTGLSRNYLLCDTEDCDVIYCRTCFWDLENKCLGCMRSSKMTSVSSSLSNQSQRKKNEYIKSV